A window from Rhinolophus sinicus isolate RSC01 linkage group LG01, ASM3656204v1, whole genome shotgun sequence encodes these proteins:
- the GPR160 gene encoding putative G-protein coupled receptor 160: MTDLSSENCSIQCQLHQTNQPLDGNCLLFLIILGKILLNILTLGMRRKITYQNFMDYFCISLAFIDLLLLVNISIISYFRDFVLLGIRFTKYHICLFTQIISFTYGFLHYPVFLIACIDYYLNFSKTAKLPFKCQKLFYFFTVISIWISVFVYVLGDPSIYQNQKAQNVYSYQCPFYISIQSYWLSFSMVMILFVAFITSWSELTTLVQAIRITSYMNETILYFPFSSHSSYTRSSKKTLLPKLIICFLGTWLPFVLLQVIILLLEVQIPAYIEMNIPWLYFVNSFLIAAVYWFNCHKLNLRDIALPVDPFVNWKCCFIPLAIHNLEHIEKPISIMIC, translated from the coding sequence ATGACTGATCTTTCTTCAGAGAACTGCTCTATTCAGTGCCAGTTACATCAAACAAATCAGCCTCTAGATGGTAACTGTCTGCTATTCTTGATTATActtggaaaaatattattaaatatactcACACtaggaatgagaagaaaaatcaccTATCAAAATTTTATGGACTATTTTTGCATTTCACTCGCATTCATTGATCTTTTACTTTTGGTAAACATTTCCATTATATCCTATTTCAGGGATTTTGTACTATTAGGTATTAGGTTTACTAAATACCACATCTGCCTGTTtactcaaattatttcttttacttaCGGCTTTTTGCATTATCCAGTTTTCCTGATAGCTTGTATAGATTATTACCTGAATTTTTCTAAAACTGCCAAGCTTCCATTTAagtgtcaaaaattattttatttctttacagtgATTTCAATTTGGATTTCAGTCTTTGTTTATGTTTTGGGAGATCCATCTATCTACCAAAACCAGAAGGCACAGAATGTTTATTCTTATCAATGTCCTTTCTACATCAGCATTCAAAGTTACTGGCTGTCCTTTTCTATGGTGATGATTTTATTTGTGGCTTTTATAACCTCTTGGTCAGAACTTACTACTTTGGTACAGGCTATTAGGATAACTTCCTATATGAATGAGACTATCctgtattttcccttttcatcCCACTCTAGTTATACTAGGAGTTCTAAAAAAACACTCTTGCCCAAGCTCATTATCTGTTTTCTTGGTACCTGGTTACCATTTGTACTACTACAAGTAATTATCCTTTTACTTGAAGTACAGATTCCAGCATATATTGAGATGAACATTCCATGGTTGTACTTTGTCAATAGTTTTCTCATTGCTGCAGTTTATTGGTTTAATTGTCACAAGCTTAATTTAAGAGACATTGCATTACCTGTGGATCCATTTGTCAACTGGAAATGCTGCTTCATACCACTTGCAATTCATAATCTTGAGCATATAGAAAAGCCTATATCAATAATGATTTGTTAA